From the Carya illinoinensis cultivar Pawnee chromosome 4, C.illinoinensisPawnee_v1, whole genome shotgun sequence genome, one window contains:
- the LOC122308102 gene encoding zinc finger CCCH domain-containing protein 20-like — protein sequence MMLGEPHRHNQAIHVPPWQLQENPTSDACPPFSLSPLSVTSDGNGNGNGGDYSPYYLQEALTALQRYLPSNGADIESDSEILGRESDGPVDAYSCDHFRMFEFKVRRCARGRSHDWTECPYAHPGEKARRRDPRKYHYSGTACPDFRKGNCKKGEACEFAHGVFECWLHPARYRTQPCKDGTSCRRRVCFFAHTPEQLRVLPQQSPRSAASNSVESYDGSPLRQAIEASCAKTRTFMSSPPSISPPGTPPSDSPPMSPMTQPLSRSLGSNSINEMVASLRNLQLGKMKSFPSSRNVPMGSPVFGSPRGSILRPGFCSVPTTPTQALTRPGIGYLDFWDQGWEEEPAMERVESGRDLRAKMFEKLSKENSLERVDPGPSSNAPDVGWVSELVKY from the coding sequence atgatgcTCGGTGAGCCACACCGACACAATCAAGCGATCCACGTCCCTCCTTGGCAACTCCAAGAAAATCCAACGTCCGATGCTTGCCCCCCGTTCTCCTTATCTCCCCTCTCCGTCACCTCCGACGGCAATGGCAACGGAAACGGCGGCGACTATTCACCTTACTATCTCCAAGAAGCCCTGACGGCGCTCCAGCGTTACTTGCCCTCCAACGGAGCCGACATCGAGTCGGACTCCGAAATCCTGGGCCGGGAGTCTGATGGTCCGGTTGACGCGTACTCCTGCGACCATTTCCGCATGTTCGAGTTCAAGGTGAGGCGGTGCGCACGTGGCAGGTCACATGACTGGACAGAGTGCCCGTACGCCCACCCGGGAGAGAAGGCCCGCCGGAGGGACCCGAGGAAGTATCACTATTCTGGTACGGCCTGTCCTGATTTCCGAAAGGGAAACTGTAAGAAAGGTGAGGCTTGCGAGTTCGCGCATGGCGTGTTTGAGTGTTGGCTCCACCCTGCCCGCTATCGAACGCAGCCATGCAAGGACGGGACCAGTTGTCGGAGGAGGGTCTGTTTCTTTGCTCACACCCCGGAGCAACTCAGGGTTTTGCCTCAGCAGAGTCCCAGGAGTGCGGCCAGCAACTCGGTCGAGTCCTATGATGGATCGCCTCTGAGACAGGCGATAGAGGCATCTTGTGCAAAAACCCGGACGTTTATGTCCTCTCCTCCGTCCATTTCTCCACCGGGGACTCCTCCATCGGACTCTCCACCTATGTCGCCCATGACCCAGCCATTGAGTCGGTCCCTTGGCTCGAACTCGATCAACGAAATGGTGGCATCACTGCGGAATTTACAGCTTGGGAAGATGAAGTCTTTTCCATCTTCTCGGAATGTTCCAATGGGTTCTCCCGTTTTCGGGTCTCCTAGAGGGTCTATTCTCCGACCCGGTTTCTGTAGCGTGCCAACGACCCCGACCCAGGCCCTGACGCGTCCAGGAATCGGATACCTTGATTTCTGGGATCAGGGTTGGGAGGAGGAGCCGGCGATGGAGAGGGTCGAGTCGGGGAGGGATTTAAGGGCTAAGATGTTTGAGAAACTGAGTAAGGAGAACTCACTGGAGAGGGTGGACCCGGGTCCGTCAAGTAATGCTCCGGATGTGGGTTGGGTTTCGGAGCTGGTAAAGTACTGA